GACTGGAACGACATCAACAAGAACCTCACGTCGTACGTCGAGGACTGGAAGTCGGCGACGGGGAGCTGACCGCCCTGGTACCGGTGATCGACGGGGTACGGATCACACAGGTCTGACTAGGCTGGGGGGCGTCGGTACGCCGTGGTTCCGGCGCCCCCACGCTTTTCTTGACCGTACGCACGCCAGGAGACGCACAGCATGGCAGACCGCAAGCCCATCGAGTCATGGCTCACCGACATGGACGGCGTCCTGATCCACGAGGGCGTCCCGATCCCCGGCGCCGAGGCCTTCCTGAAGAAGCTGCGTGAGTCCGGGCGGCCCTTCCTGGTGCTCACCAACAATTCCATCTACACCGCCCGTGATCTGCACGCCCGGCTGCGCCGGATGGGCCTGGACGTGCCGGTGGAGAACATCTGGACCTCGGCGCTCGCCACCGCCCAGTTCCTGGACGACCAGCGGCCCGGCGGCACCGCCTATGTGATCGGCGAGGCGGGCCTGACCACGGCGCTGCACGACATCGGCTACATCCTCACCGACCACGAACCCGACTTCGTGATACTGGGCGAGACCCGCACCTACTCCTTCGAGGCCCTGACGAAGGCCGTGCGGCTGATCAACGACGGTGCCCGGTTCATCGCCACCAACCCCGACAACGTCGGCCCGTCCACCGAGGGCGACCTGCCCGCCACCGGCTCGGTCGCCGCCCTGATCACCGCCGCGACCGGCAAGAAGCCGTACTTCGTCGGCAAGCCCAACCCGCTGATGATGCGGGCCGGCCTGAACGCCATCGGCGCCCACTCCGAGACCTCCGCGATGATCGGCGACCGCATGGACACCGACGTCCTCGCGGGCCTGGAGGCCGGAATGCGCACCTTCCTGGTGCTCAGCGGCGTCACCCAGCCCGACGTCGTCGACGACTACCCGTTCCGTCCCTCGCGGGTCGTCGACTCCATCGCGGATCTGGTGGACCTCGTCTGACCAGGGGTTTCAAACCTCTGTCCACCCGTTTGGAGCAGCCGGGCGCCCTCCGAGGATGCGGGGGCGCCCGGGGCGGGGGAGCCTCCTGGTACTGGAGGTTCACGATGGGCTCACTACGCCTCACGCTCTGTACCGGATTCCTGGCCGTCGCCGCGCTCACCCCGGCGGCCCACGCGGCCGACGGCGGCTCCGTCTCCGTGACCCCCGCCTCCCCGGCGCCCGGCGCCGACGTGGCCCTGCGGGTCCGCGGCTGCCCCGGGCAGCAGGGCACCGCCGTCTCGAACGCGTTCGTCTCCGACGCCCGGCTGACCGGCGGCCAAGACAGCCTCTTGGGTGAGACCCGGGTCCGCTCCTCGCTCAAGCCGGGCGGGTACGACGTCAGGATCACCTGCGCCGACTACGTGATCAGCGGAAGGATCACGGTGGTCGACGGGGGGACCGGGGCCGGACAGGGAGCCGGGCAAGGAGCCGGGCAGGGAGCCGGGCAGTCGGGGCGGCAGGATCCCGGGCAGCAGCCCACCGGCGCCGCCTCGCCCGTCGCCCCCGTCCCCGCGGGCGGCGGCGGTACCGCGCACTTCGCCACGGTCGCCACCACCGAGTCCGGCCCCGACACCGTCCAGTCGGTGACCGGCCTGGTCCTCGCCGGGATCGCGGCGGCCGCCGTCGGGCTGCGCGCCCGCCGGAGCCGCGGCGAGCGCTGAAGACGGCCCATGTCCGACGACCACGGGCGCGCCACCGGCACCGGGCGGCTCGCCACCGGCCTGACCTGGGCGCTGCTGCTGCTCGGCCTGTGGCTGTGGGGGCGCGGCCTGACCGGCGTACCGCACTCCACGCACGCCCCCGCCACGGGCGACCTGTTCGCCGACCCGGCCCTGATGCCCCGCCCGGCCCAGCCGCTCGGGGATGCCGTGCCGCAGCGCGTCGACATTCCCCGGCTGGGCGTCCAGGCGCCGGTGGTGAGCCGGGGCCTGGACGCCCAGGGCGCCGTGGACCCACCGCCGTTCGACCAGCCGGGCGTGGTCGGCTGGTACGGCGCCGGCACCCGGCCCGGCGCCGAGGGAGCCGCGCTCATGGTCGGGCACGTCGACACCGAGACCCGGCCCGCCGTCTTCTACAAGCTCAGCACGCTCAAGCCCGGCAACACGGTCCGGGTGGTCCGCTCGGACGGCAAGGTCGCCGAGTTCACCATCGACGACGTCCGTGTCCTGCCCCGCGCCGGCTTCGACGCCCGGCAGGCCTACGGCCCCCGCAGGCCCGGCCGCGCCGAGCTGCGCCTGATCACCTGTGGCGGCTCCTTCGACCGCGTCGGCCGCAGCTACACCGCCAACGTGGTGGTCGACGCGTACCTCACGGGAACCGCCCGCTGACACCCTCGTACGCCCTGCCACGCGACCTCGTGACGGACCGGCCGGATATGCCACGATTGGGACCCGGACCAGTTCGCCCAGGGGGACCAGGGGGATGCACATGGACGACAGCAGGGGGGCCCGTGCTTGCGCGCGGGCGTCGGCGGCCGTGGTGCTGGGGGCGGTACTGCTGCTCGCCGGATGCTCCTCCGCGGGAGGGGACAAGAACGGGGACCCGCAGGCCCGGATCACCCAACAGCCCAAGAACGCCGACCCGTTCTGGGTGAACCCGGACGGCACCGCGGCCCGCCAGCTCTCCGCCTACGCCAAGTCCGGCGACAAGACGAACGCCGAGCAGATCCGGAAGATCGCCGAGCAGCCGGTCGGGGAGTGGATCGGCCCGGAGAACCCGGAGAAGGAGGCCCGCGGCTTCACCGAGGCCGCCGAGAAGTCCGACCGCACGGCCCTGCTCGTCCTCTACGACATCCCGCACCGCGACTGCGGCCAGTACTCTGGAGGAGGCGCCGCCGACGGCAACGCCTACCGCGCCTGGATCGACGGGGTCGCGCAGGGCATCCAGGACCGCTCCGCCATCGTGATCCTCGAACCCGACGCCGTCCTCCACCTCGTGGACGGCTGCACCCCGGCCCAGTTCCACGAGGAGCGCTACGACCTCCTCAAGGGCGCGATCGCCAAGCTCAAGTCCCTGAAGAACACGAAGGTCTACCTGGACGCGGGCAATGCCGGCTGGGGCCACCCCGACCAGATCTTCCCGTCCCTGGAGCAGGCGGGCGTCGCCCAGGCCGACGGCTTCTCCGTCAACGTCTCCAACTTCTACTCCACCCAGGACTCCATCGCCTACGGCAAGCAGCTGTCGTCGAAGGTGGGCGGCAAACACTTCGTCATCGACACGAGCAGGAACGGCAACGGCCCCTACACGTCCGGCGACCCGGCCCAGCGGTGGTGCAACCCGCCGGGCCGGGCCCTCGGAGAAGCCCCGACGACGAAGACGGCCGACCCCCTGGTGGACGCCTACCTGTGGGTCAAGCGGCCGGGGGAGTCGGACGGGACGTGCAAGGGCGGCCCGAAGGCCGGGCAATGGTGGGCGAGTTACGCCCTCACCCTGGCCGCGAACAGCAAGTGACTACGGGACCTTGACCCATTGGGCCTTGGACGGCGTCCCCTGGTCGTCGTCCACGAACAGCATGTACCACCCGGACTGCACCAGATTCCGGCTCGTGGGCATGGTCACCGTGATCTTGTCCCCGGCCGTCTTGAAGTCCAGGGCGATCGAGCGCTGGTCGACGTCCGTCACATGCGTCGAAGCGCTCGGCCGGATCAACCGCACCTTCTTGATACTGGCCGCGTGATCCGACGTGAACGTCCCCGAAGCGCCGCGGGCGATCGTCTGCGGGCCTCCACCGAGCGTCGGGCGAGACCCCCGGTAGAGATACGGCGGCGTGTAGATCTCGATCCGCTGCTCGAACTTCCCCGGCTTGGTGTTCGCCTTGTCCCCGTACAGCGAGTCGGACCCGAAGAACATCACCCGCCCGTCCGGCAGCAGGATCGACCCGGAGTGGTAGTTCCGCCCCACCAGCGGGTCGGCGACCTGCGTGAAGCTGTTGCTGTCCGGGTGGTACAGCCGCGCCTGGAGGATGTTGGAGTCGCCGCGACCCCGGTAGTCCTGCGAACCGCCGGAGACCAGGACCGTGTCGTCGGGCAGGATCGAGGACTGCGGATACCGGGTCCCCTTCTCCAGCTGCGGGCCGTCCACGAACTTGGGATTCCTGTCCTTGAGATCGATCAGCCGTGTCCTGTTGCTGGACAGCTTCGACTCACCGACCCCGCCGCCCCCGATCACCATGAACTTCTCGTTCTGCGCCGGAGGCAGCAGCACGGTCCCGGAGGTCTCCATCATGTTCGGGTCGCTGAGCCCGGGCAGCTTGCTGAACTTGTTGGTGTCGATGTCCCAGATACCGGGTTCCCGGCCCACGTTGTCCGGCCCGTACCCCGCGTTCGAACCCGAGTAGAAGATCTTCCCGTTCTGCATCAGGAACAGTGCCGGATACGTCGGGAACTGCCGGGTGGTGCTGGTGTACGTCCACTTCTTCGTCGCCGGGTCGAAGATCTCGTTCTTGCCCGGCACCAGCTGGCCGATGTCGTCCAGGCCGGAGACACTGAGGATCTTGCCGTCCGACAGGGTGGTCAGCGTCGGGTACCAGCGGGCCTCGTTCATCGGGTCGACCTTGATGTACCGCTCGGCGACCGGGTCGAACTCGTAGGAGTCCTTGATCCCTTCGAAGTCCTTCTTGTCGAGGGCGAGCTTCTGCGCGATGCCGTAGGTGTTGCGTGCGTCGGCGCCGGTCAGGCCCTGGATGCGGTAGTTGTCCTGGGTGCCGGTCTCGTACTGGCTGCCCTCCGCCTGCGCCTCGACGTAGACCCGGCCGTAACCGGGGTTGTTCCGCAGCCACTTGCCGGTCCTGTCGAAGACCTTCCGGGCGCGCGGGACCAGGACCGAGTCCTGGGAGGCGAACGTCCTGCCGTTGGTCTTGCCGGTGAACTTGGTGCCCGCGGGCAGGGTGATCGGCTTGTCCGGGTTCTCGTTGTAGAGGATCATGACGCCGCCGGCCTTCTTGACGTCGCCCTTGAGCTTCTCGTACCGCTTGGTGCCGCCCGCGATCAGCAGGTTGCCGTCGGCGAGCTGGGTGTGGCCGGTGCAGAACAGGTCGTTGGGTGTGGGCACCTTCTTGATCGTGCCCTTGACCGGGTCCCAGATCCGGGTGTCGAACTTCTTCTTGTTGAAGTTGTCCTGGTTGTTGCCCGAGCCGGCGACCAGCAGCACCTTGCCGGTGTGCAGGAGGGCCGCGTGGATGGTGTCCTGGCGGTACTCCGGAGGGAACTCGATGATGTCCCAGTGGCCGTTCGCGGCTTTGTACTCGGGTCTGTTGATCTTGTACTGGTGGTACTGCGCGGTGCCGAAGCGGTAGAGCCACGGCCCGTTCATCCCGGCCAGCGCGAGTACCACCGCCGTACCGATCGCGAGCCTGCGGGCGCGACGGCGGCCGGCCTGGTCCTTCATTCCTTACTTCCCCCAAGTCCGCCAAGGGCGATCTGCATGGTCTGCTCGTTCTCCCCGGCCCGGTCCTCGCCACGGTCCCCGTGCGGCTCGCCGCCCGCCCAGGTGGGCCGCTTGAGCGGCAGATGGGCCGCGTACGGCGCGGGCACCGCGTCCTGCGGTTCGGCGAGCGCCGTGGCCGCCGCCGGCTTCTTCCGCTCCCGATGCAGCGTGTACCGCCAGGCGAAGATCGGCGAGGCGGTGATCAGCAGGGCGAACGACGCCCAGGTGATCATCGCGGGGTGGGAGTGCCCGAACACGAAGCCGGCGGTGAGCGAGCCGGCGAAGACCAGGATGAAGAACCAGTGGACCCGGAACGTCCCGAACAACGTGTCGGGGCTGGCCGATTCGCCCTTGGGCGTCACCACGAACCTGCTCTTGCGGCGCAGCACGGCGTCCATCAGGGAGCGCGCGTAGATCGGCGCGGACAGCGCGGACATCACCATGCCCGCGACACCGCCGGAGCCCTCCGGCTCGTGCGGGGAGACATTGTGCCGCCGGTTCCAGATGTACAGGCCGATCTGGAGGGCGGAGGCGTTGCCGTACAGCATCAGCCACACGGTCGGGTCGATGTTCACACCCGAGGCGCCCAGGCCCAGGAACAGCGCGCAACTCAGCGCCGCGAGGATCCAGTTGAGGGCGGACATCGGGTAGAAGATGATCATCATCGTGTAGTTGAAGAGCTTGCCCGGCGGCAGGGTGAACAGGCCCTTCCAGTACTGCTTGAGGATCGTCTCGTACGTGCCCCGGGACCAGCGCAGCTGCTGGGTGAAGAAGTCCGTCCAGGCATTGGGGCCTTCACCGACCGCGAGCACGTCCGGGGTGTAGACCGACCTCCACTTCCGGCCCGTGGCCGGGTTCTTGGCGCGGTGCATCTCGAAGCCCGTCGCCATGTCCTCGGTGATGGAGTCGTACAGGCCGCCGATCTGTTTGATGGCTCTGATCCGTACGGCGTTGGAGGTGCCGACGAACATGGGGGCGCCGTAGCGGTTGCCGGCGCGCTGGATCAGGGCGTGGAAGAGGAACTGCTGGGATTCGGCGGCCTTGGTGACGAACGTGTCGTAGTTGCCGTACACCTGCGGGCCGATGACGAAGCCGACGTCCGGGTCGCGGAAGTAACCGAGCATCCGCTCCAGGTAGTTGGGCAGCGGCACATGGTCGGTGTCGACCGAGGCGAAGAAGTCGTAGTCGTCGCCGTGCGCCTCCAGCCAGGCGTTGTAGTTGCCGTGCTTGGTCTTGGCGCGGTGCGGGCCCTTGGGCTGGTTCCACCGCGCGACGCCCTTGCGGGTGAAGTGGTGCACGCCGAGCCGGGCGCAGACCTCCTTCACGGCCGCATCGTCGCCCTCGTCCAGCAACCACACGTGCAGCAGGCCCCGGTGGCGCAGTCTCACCGCCGCCTCCAGGGTCTTCGTCACCATCTCCAGCGGCTCCTTGCCGGGCACGAAGGTGGTGATGAAGGCGACCTTGGTGCCGGTCTCGGGGATTACCGGGACCGGGTCGCGGGCGACGAGCGTGGCGTGCGCGTTGGACAGCACGTTCATGCAGCGGAATGACTCGATCAGGCCGATCGAGACGAGCATGACGATGTCGAGGTCCGGCAGGAAGTCGTAGGCGGGATAGTCGCGTTCGGTCCAGTGCGCGGGCTGCAGCAGCCAGAACAGCAGGACCAGGGAGAGCACGGGGGCCGCGCCCAGCATGAGCGCGGCGCGGACGCGGTGCGGCTCCTGCGAGAGCAGCGACCGGTACTGCACCTTGTACGGCCCCGCCGGGTCGGGCTGGGTCAGGGGGCCCGCGAGCCGGCTGTAGTGCTCGTAGTCGTATCTCGGCAGGCTCTTCCTTATCCGGCGGAACTGGCCCGTCCGGTGACCGATCGCCCTGAGCTGTGTGGTCTGTGACGGGTCGTCGTGATGGTGGCTCGGTCCGGCGCCCGTCGGCGTCGACGTCATGAGTCATTCCCCCCACACGCAGGTCACCGCGTGTTTCGTAGGTCCTTGCCGCCCGGCCGGGCTCCCCTTGTGCCCGCACGCGCGGATCAGTGGTGGCGCGCAGTCCCCACGTCTTCCCCAATTTATGGACACGGGACGGCGACCTTCCGGTTGCATGATGCCCCCCTCGGCATCGGTTCATGAGCGGGGCCCCCTCCCCGCCGTCCGACAACCGGTTGTTTCCCCCCAACTCCCGCCGGACAGCGGAAGCTTGGACGTCCAGGTTTCTACGGCGCTCCACATGATCGCAAGACGCGAAACGCGGTGTTTACCGCTCAAACCCGTTCATTGTGGCGCGCGTGGGGCTCGGGGGGCGGGAGCGCGCCGGTGGTCCCGGGTGGCCGGGGTGTGCCGGTGGCCACGGGTGGCCGGGGCGTGCCGGTGGTGGAGAGGCGGACACGGATGTTGCCGAAGTGGTCCCTTATCGCCTCCTCCGCCCGCAGTGAGTCGCCGGACCGGACCGCGTCCAGGATCTCCCGGTGCTGCCGGCAGGTGACCCTGGGGTCCTGCGGCACGTCCACGAGATCCCGCTGTACCCGGTGGAAGGCGTCCCAGAACGCCTCCAGCACCTCGCTCAGCAGCACGTTGTCCAGCCCCCGGTAGAGGGTGGCGTGAAAGGCCCGGTCGGTCTCGGCGAGGCCCGCCCCCTCGGCGGCCTCCCGTTCCATACGGTCCACGAGGGCATCCAGTTCAACGAGGTCCGCCTCGGGCAGCCGCCCGGCCAGCCGCGAGACCAGCCCGGTCTCCACGGCCTCGCGCAGCTCCAGCAGCTGCAGCAGGGAGTCCTCGCCCCGGTAGTGCCCGGCGACGGTGCGGAAGGCCAGCCCCTCGATCATCGGCGCGAACGACATCGAGCCGACGTAGGTCCCGAAGCCGTGCCGGATCTCCACGATGCCCATCGCCTGCAGCGCCTTCAGGGCCTCCCGTACGGAGTTCCGGCTGGCCCCGAGGAACTCCATCAGCTCGGGCTCGGTCGGCAGCGGGGCGCCCGAGGGCAGCCGCCGGTCCACGATCAGCTTCTTGATCCGCTCCTGAAGGTCCCGGGCTGCCATGGCCAGAGGGTATCCGGCCAATCGGGGGGAGGGTCCTGTTCCGGACAGGGATGAATTCCGGACAGCGGTAAGGCCCCCCGCTTTCGCGAGGGGCCTTCCGGTCGGTGCGCCGCCAGGGACTCGAACCCCGGACCCGCTGATTAAGAGTCAGCTGCTCTAACCAACTGAGCTAGCGGCGCCTGCTGACGGAGATAACTCTACCTGACCTTCGGGGGTGCCTCCGACCACCCCCAGGTGATCGGCCGGCGGCCCAGGGGGGCGTGTACATCATTCGGACCGTCAAAGTGGCGGTCCGGTGGACAGTTGGGAAACTGACCAACGTGCACACTCGTGGACAAATCCCCCCGAATGTGAGGTAGATCGCATGACTGCTCCGGCCTTCGAGGAGTTCAACCCCGCGAGCGACTGCGACTGTCCCGGCTGCGCCCAGGGGCGCCGGGCCGGTCCCCGCCCGTCGCCCGGCCGCACCGGCGGCTCCCCGGCGGCCTGCGGCATCGTGGTCGTGGCCGCCGCGTCCGCCGTCCTCGGCGCGGCGGCCCCGGCCGCCGCCCTCACCCCCGGCCGGCCCGCCGAGGGTCGTCCGCACATCCCCGGCGACGAGGAGTCCGACACCCCCCAGGGCCCCCCGGGCCCGCTGTACGGCCCGGCCGGCGCACCGGCCAAGCCCGAGACCGTGCCCCTCCCCACGACCACCCGGACCAAGATCATCAACCGGGCCAAGGTCTGGGTGACCGCACAGGTGCCGTACAGCATGAGCGCCTACTGGTCCGACGGCTATCGCCAGGACTGCTCCGGCTATGTCTCCATGGCCTGGGGCCTGCCCAGCAACGAGTGGACGGGCAGCCTCGACCAGTTCGGAGTGAAGATCACCAAGAATGACCTCCAGCCCGGGGACATCCTGCTCTACCACAACCCCGACAACCCCGAGCAAGGCTCCCATGTGGTGATCTTCGGCGGCTGGACGGACTACACGCACACCTACTACACGGTCTACGAACAGACACCCCCGCACGCCCGCAGCCAGCCCACCCCCTATCCCTACTGGAGTAACGCCGACAAGTACGTCCCCTACCGCTACAAGGGCCTGGTCGCCGACGCGGCGGGCGGGAAGTCGGCCGGCCACCGCACGAGCGCCCTCCGTCCGGGTGCCGTCTCCTTCGGCCTCGGCGCCGGCAACCCGTACGTCACCCGGTTCGGCGAGATGTGGGTGGCCCGGGGCGGCCGCAGCGCGCCGGTCCCGGCGGTGCCGGATCGGGCCGCCGCGCGCGCGGTGCCCGCCGCGTACGAGGTACCCCGTGCGTACGAGGTACCCCCCGCGCGCGGGGTGCCCGCCGCGTACGGGGTGCCGGGCTACCCCGGCCGGGGCCACTTCCGTCCGGGCGCGGAGAACGCCTATGTCACACAGCTGCGCCGCCGGCTGGTGGAGAAAGGGTTCGGCAGGTTCTACGCCGACGCTCCCGGTCCGCGCTGGGGCGACGCGGACCGGCGTGCGGTGGAGGCCTTCCAGCGCGCCCAGGGCTGGCGCGGCGGCGCGGCCGACGGCTATCCGGGGCCGGAGACCTGGCGCCGGCTGTTCGAGGACGCCGACCCGGAGCACGTGACCGGCCTCTGACGTCCCTCTGCTCATCCCCCTGTTCATGACGCATCTGGCGCGGAGGCTGGAGGCACGCATGAGTACGACCACGGAACACACATCGGCCGAATCCGAGGACCCTGCGGAGGAGGCCGTGGGGCCGGGCGGGTCTCCGGCCCGGCTGATCGAGAACGAGACGACCACCGAGATCCCCGTCCATCTGCTCTTCCGTGACGACCCCGACCCGATGAATCCGGTGAACCCGGTGAAGGTGCCGCTCCGGCCCGCCGTGGTGGCCCGCCGGCAGGGCACCGGAGAGCAGCCGCGGTTCAGGCGCGCGGCGCCGGTGTGCCGCCGGCCGCTGCCCAAGACCGACCCGGAGCTGGTGGAGCGCCCGGCGCGGGTGCTGCCGGGGGCGGCCGGGGTGCTCGCCGGAGCGGGCGGGGTCACCGGGTGCCTGGCCACCTCGTGGTGGGCGGGGCAGCTTCCGCCGGTCGCGGTGGAGGTGCTGCGGCTGCCCGCCCTCGCGGGCGCGGGGCTCGGTCCGGCGCAGTGGGCGGCGTACGCCGGGGCCGGGGTGCTCGGGATGTTCGGCTTCGCCGGACTGGTCCGGGGGCGGGCCGGGCGGGCCTGGGTGCTCGGCCTGTTCGGCCGCTACCGGGGGACGGTCCGGCGGACCGGACTGCTCTGGGTGAACCCGCTGCTACCGCGCCGCCAGGTCGACGTACGGCTGCGGCACTGGCGCAGCGAGTCGCTGCCGGCGGCGGATCCGGACGGGGTGGCGCTCCGGGTGGTGGTGCTGGTGGTGTGGCGGGTGCGGGACACCGCGCGGGCCGTGCTCGGCATCGAGGACCACGAGAGGTATCTGCGCGAGTGTGTGGAGGCGGCGCTGGCCAGGGTGCCGGTGGAGCCGGCGGGCGGGACCCGGGGCGGGGTGACGGCGGCCGGGGACGCGCTGACCCGGCTGGTGGCCGAGGAGGCCGAGCCGGTCGGCCTCCAGGTGTTCTCGGTGCGGCCGGTGCGGGTGGAGTACGCCCCGGAGGTCGCCGCCGCCGTGAACCGACGCCGGATCGCCCGGCTCGACGCCCGGCAGCGGGCCGGGATGCTCAGCTCGGTGGTGGACTCGGTGGAGGACACGGTGACCCGGCTGACCGCGCGCGGCCTGGTCGAACTCGACGACTACGAACGGAAGGCACTGGTACGGGACCTGACGGTCGCCTTCTGCTCGGGACGCGCGGACCTCTCCTAGGCCGTGGACCACGATTGGTATGGACATGTTCAACGCACGGCAATAATCTGAGACTTGGTCTAGACCTACCTGCACAGCTCACCGAACTCCCCACGTTCTCCAGGAGCGGCAGCATGCGCACCAAGACCAAGTTGTCCGCGGTCGTGCTCGGGGCGGTGACCGCCGGAGCGTTCGCACTCTCCACCGGCGGCGCCAGCGGGCACGGCTACACCGACCTCCCCATCAGCAGGCAGAAGCTCTGTGCCAACGGCACGGTGACGGGCTGCGGCGACATCCAGTACGAGCCGCAGAGCGTCGAGGGCCCCAAGGGCTTCCCGGCCGCGGGGCCCGCCGACGGCCAGATCTGCAACGGCGGCCTGAGCCGGTTCGCCCAGCTCAGCTCGCCCAGGACCCCGTCCGGCGGAGCCTGGCCCACCACCAGGGTGACGGGCGGCCAGACGTACACCTTCCGCTGGCAGTTCACCGCCATGCACGCCACGACGGACTTCAGGTACTTCGTCACCAAGCAGGGCTGGAACCAGAACCACGCCCTGTCCCGCTCGGACCTCAACCTCACCCCGTTCCTGACGGTCCCGTACAACGGCCGGCGCCCGCCGGCCACCCTCAGCCACAGCGGCACCCTGCCGAGCGGGCTGAGCGGGCACCACGTCATCGTCGCGGTGTGGACGATCGCCGACACCGGCAACGCGTTCTACGCCTGCTCGGACGTCGCCTTCTGAGGGCCGTTCCGCCACGGCACCGAGGTTCCCTCGAGGCGGGCCGCCGCAACCGCCGGGCGCGTTCCTCGCACGCCGGCCGAGCGGGACGGCGTACCGGACCTCGGGGAACCTCATGGTCGAGCCGCCGGGCTCCCCATCTGACGGTAAGTCAGTTATCGTGCGCCTCCATGGAGTCCATGACGCGTACGGTCGCCGAGCTGGTCGCGGCGCGGTGGGGGGACCACCGTCCGGGACTCGGCTGCGAGGAACGGACACTGACCCAGCACCAGTTCGCGGCGGGCGCCGCCGCGCGGGCGGCCCTGCTGGCCGACCTGCTGCCGCCCGGTGCCGTACCGCATGCCGGCGTGCTCCTCGACAACACCGAGGAGTTCCCGCTGTGGCTCGGCGCCGCCGCCCTCGCCGGCGCGGCCGTCGCCGGGATCAACCCCACGCGCCGGGGCCGCGAACTGGCCCGGGACATCCTGCACACCGAGTGCCCGCTCCTGGTCACCGAGCGGGCCCACCTGCCGCTGCTGGCAGGGCTCGACCTCCCCGGGGTGCGGCTCCTCGTCACGGACTCCCCCGAGTACGCCGCCCTCCTCGCCCCCTACGCCGACGCCGTGCCCGACCCGTCCCGCGCCGCCCCCGCCGACCGGCTGCTGCTGTACTTCACCTCCGGCTCGAGTGGCGCCCCCAAGGCGGCCCTCTGCTCCCAGGGGCGGCTGGCGGCGGCCGGGCAGGCGCTGGTGAGGCAGTTCGGGGTGCGCGCGGACGACGTGCACTACATCTGCATGCCGATGTTCCACGGCAACGCGGTGATCGCCGACTGGGCGCCCGCGCTGGCCGCGGGGGCGGCGGTGGCGCTGCGCCGGCGCTTCTCGGCGTCCGGGTTCCTCGCGGACGTGCGCCGCTACCGGGCGACGTACTTCACGTATGTCGGCCGGGCGATCCAGTACGTCCTGGCCACCGAGGAGCGTGCGGACGACCGCGACAACCCCCTGCGCCTCGGCTTCGGCACCGAGGCCGGCGCGCTGGACGCGGCGGCCTTCGAGCGGCGGTTCGGGGTGCGGCTGGTGGAGGGGTACGGCTCCTCCGAGGGCGGCGCGGCGATCCAGTGGGCGCCGGGCACACCGCAGGGGGCGGTGGGACCGGCCGGGCCGGGCCTGGTGGTCCTCGACCCCGCCACCGGCCGCGAGTGCC
Above is a genomic segment from Streptomyces fodineus containing:
- a CDS encoding lytic polysaccharide monooxygenase auxiliary activity family 9 protein, encoding MRTKTKLSAVVLGAVTAGAFALSTGGASGHGYTDLPISRQKLCANGTVTGCGDIQYEPQSVEGPKGFPAAGPADGQICNGGLSRFAQLSSPRTPSGGAWPTTRVTGGQTYTFRWQFTAMHATTDFRYFVTKQGWNQNHALSRSDLNLTPFLTVPYNGRRPPATLSHSGTLPSGLSGHHVIVAVWTIADTGNAFYACSDVAF
- a CDS encoding SPFH domain-containing protein — translated: MSTTTEHTSAESEDPAEEAVGPGGSPARLIENETTTEIPVHLLFRDDPDPMNPVNPVKVPLRPAVVARRQGTGEQPRFRRAAPVCRRPLPKTDPELVERPARVLPGAAGVLAGAGGVTGCLATSWWAGQLPPVAVEVLRLPALAGAGLGPAQWAAYAGAGVLGMFGFAGLVRGRAGRAWVLGLFGRYRGTVRRTGLLWVNPLLPRRQVDVRLRHWRSESLPAADPDGVALRVVVLVVWRVRDTARAVLGIEDHERYLRECVEAALARVPVEPAGGTRGGVTAAGDALTRLVAEEAEPVGLQVFSVRPVRVEYAPEVAAAVNRRRIARLDARQRAGMLSSVVDSVEDTVTRLTARGLVELDDYERKALVRDLTVAFCSGRADLS
- a CDS encoding peptidoglycan-binding protein, whose amino-acid sequence is MTAPAFEEFNPASDCDCPGCAQGRRAGPRPSPGRTGGSPAACGIVVVAAASAVLGAAAPAAALTPGRPAEGRPHIPGDEESDTPQGPPGPLYGPAGAPAKPETVPLPTTTRTKIINRAKVWVTAQVPYSMSAYWSDGYRQDCSGYVSMAWGLPSNEWTGSLDQFGVKITKNDLQPGDILLYHNPDNPEQGSHVVIFGGWTDYTHTYYTVYEQTPPHARSQPTPYPYWSNADKYVPYRYKGLVADAAGGKSAGHRTSALRPGAVSFGLGAGNPYVTRFGEMWVARGGRSAPVPAVPDRAAARAVPAAYEVPRAYEVPPARGVPAAYGVPGYPGRGHFRPGAENAYVTQLRRRLVEKGFGRFYADAPGPRWGDADRRAVEAFQRAQGWRGGAADGYPGPETWRRLFEDADPEHVTGL
- a CDS encoding AMP-binding protein, encoding MESMTRTVAELVAARWGDHRPGLGCEERTLTQHQFAAGAAARAALLADLLPPGAVPHAGVLLDNTEEFPLWLGAAALAGAAVAGINPTRRGRELARDILHTECPLLVTERAHLPLLAGLDLPGVRLLVTDSPEYAALLAPYADAVPDPSRAAPADRLLLYFTSGSSGAPKAALCSQGRLAAAGQALVRQFGVRADDVHYICMPMFHGNAVIADWAPALAAGAAVALRRRFSASGFLADVRRYRATYFTYVGRAIQYVLATEERADDRDNPLRLGFGTEAGALDAAAFERRFGVRLVEGYGSSEGGAAIQWAPGTPQGAVGPAGPGLVVLDPATGRECPPAEFDPAGRLRNGEEAIGELVNRGPSPFEGYWRNPAAEAERRRGGAYWTGDLFYRDTAGYLYFAGRTADRIRVDGENLAAAMIENIVARYEGAVAVAVYGVPDPVTGDQVMATIAGSFDPVGFADFLAAQPDLGTKMAPRFVRVVERMPVTATNKIHRARLRAEGVACADPVWWRPQGETSYRRLTAEDAEGPLAFAKGPSSVRRQGLEPRTR